One region of Acidobacteriota bacterium genomic DNA includes:
- a CDS encoding RNA methyltransferase, with protein MNDHRIYGYHPVREALRHRPHEVVRVWSVGRSGKRQAEIQDLCRRHRVAFGPAPDSLRAELERKLGDAVHNGLVAELQQAPAEAGSQPGDGADPQLVVLLEDVQDPRNLGAILRVCEGAGVGKVLIRDRGSAPISPLAVKTSAGAAEWLALERITNSGQEIGRLKKEGFWIYGADAGGSAAWDLDLSGPTVLCFGGEAKGLRQRTRKLCDGLVSVPMRGHVESLNVATAAAAMLYEAVRQRQRLHREGKRR; from the coding sequence ATGAACGATCATCGCATCTACGGCTATCACCCCGTCCGCGAAGCGCTGCGCCACCGCCCTCACGAGGTCGTGCGGGTGTGGAGCGTGGGCCGGAGCGGCAAGCGCCAGGCGGAGATCCAGGACCTCTGCCGCCGTCATCGGGTCGCGTTCGGGCCGGCGCCGGACTCCCTGAGGGCAGAGCTGGAGAGGAAGCTCGGGGACGCGGTGCACAACGGTCTGGTAGCGGAGCTGCAGCAGGCTCCTGCGGAGGCGGGAAGCCAGCCTGGCGACGGGGCGGACCCTCAGCTGGTGGTGCTGCTGGAGGACGTCCAGGATCCGCGCAACCTCGGGGCGATCTTGAGGGTCTGTGAAGGGGCTGGGGTGGGGAAGGTGCTGATTCGGGACCGCGGCAGCGCGCCGATCTCGCCGTTGGCGGTCAAGACCTCCGCCGGTGCCGCCGAGTGGCTGGCCCTCGAGCGCATCACCAACAGCGGTCAGGAGATCGGCCGGCTAAAAAAGGAAGGCTTCTGGATCTACGGAGCCGACGCCGGAGGCTCCGCCGCGTGGGATCTGGATCTCTCCGGTCCCACCGTTCTGTGCTTTGGTGGTGAGGCCAAAGGGCTTCGGCAACGCACCCGAAAGCTCTGTGACGGGCTAGTTTCCGTGCCCATGCGCGGTCACGTCGAGTCCCTCAATGTGGCCACGGCGGCGGCGGCGATGCTCTATGAGGCAGTTCGTCAGCGACAGAGGTTGCACCGCGAGGGGAAGAGACGCTAA